The stretch of DNA atgaacaAGATATagtgagggagggatggggtAGCCAGACATTTTGTTCCACAAAAAAATAAGATAATCAACATCACCATCAACCTTACCTGGCAGTGGAAGTGGGGGAAGGGGCAGATTATTTTACAGATGCCTATGATGAAGAGTGAGGGGAATGCTGGGGGCATCAGGAACCTGTAGAGCGGGGTTACCAGGTGCTCCTGAACCTCCAGGCCCAATCGGGCTGGCTCCAGGAAAGGGTAGCTGAAGTTGTAGCCCGTGCAGAGCAGCAGGACCTGGGCCTGGGTAATGGACCCATCCTGGAACCGCAGAGACCCATCCTCCTGGATCTCCTCCACAGGGGTGGCCTGGTGGACTCCATAGGGCAGAGGAAAGGGCAGGGTGGGCTTACCGTGGCTCAGAGTCACCTGGGCGTTGGATCGACCCAGTTCTAGTGAGATGTCAAGTCCTGAGGCCCCAGCGCCCAGCACTACCACTGACTGACCTGAGAAGGGCTCTGGGTGGCGGTATGAGTGACTGTGGATCACTTTGcctagagagagacggggggatgGGATGAGATACAGattcagagaaagagggagataaagagatgAGATAAAAGCCATGAGTTTTTCCTGAACACCTAACCTGGCCAAGACATTTTCCAGTTCAGGTTGCATGGTCAGGAAAATTCTGGGCATGAGATataggtagagaaagagagggatagggatTGATGACTGTGGTGTACACCTTTAAATCGCTCTAGCCCAGGGATAGATGGGATGTGGGGGTCAGAGTAGTGCCTAAAGGGAAAGGAGACAGGGGTCAagagttaagggttagggtgtaaAAGACATTGTAAATATCTAAAGCACATGCACATCTCTTACCCGCTGCAGATGAACACGGAATCAAAAGTTTCAGTGTTCTGTGATCCAGACTTGTCACGTGAGGTCACCTCCCACGTCGTCATTGGTCCTTTACCCTCTGTCACCACAGGGCTCACCTCATCCACCACAGCGCTGAACTAACAAagaatgggggagagatggggtgagagGCTTTAGACTCTTGTCCTGTTAAACGGAATAAACATTTTCCTTTTAGAACCTGAAATCGATGAGTGTGTACCTTCCTTCTCTACCCGACAGAGGACCATGTGTGTGAGTGACGGTACCTACCCTAATATGTGGTGTGATGCAGTGGCTCTGGCAGTATCTCTCCAGATACTTCTGCACTTCCTGGTGTGGCAGGAAGGAGGGCAGCTGGGGGTCAAAGGGGAAGTCAGGGAACATCATGACCTCCTTGGGCAGGTTGGTCCTGCATAGAGTTAAGGGAGTGTAAAATATGAGACACACAAAATAAGACCTGGGTcatgtc from Oncorhynchus kisutch isolate 150728-3 linkage group LG28, Okis_V2, whole genome shotgun sequence encodes:
- the LOC109873460 gene encoding flavin-containing monooxygenase FMO GS-OX4: MSSDRTVRMQQLRVAVVGAGAAGLCAARHILSRPDTFAPPVVYELTEHVGGTWFYEERTGSYDNGLPIHSSMYRDLRTNLPKEVMMFPDFPFDPQLPSFLPHQEVQKYLERYCQSHCITPHIRFSAVVDEVSPVVTEGKGPMTTWEVTSRDKSGSQNTETFDSVFICSGHYSDPHIPSIPGLERFKGKVIHSHSYRHPEPFSGQSVVVLGAGASGLDISLELGRSNAQVTLSHGKPTLPFPLPYGVHQATPVEEIQEDGSLRFQDGSITQAQVLLLCTGYNFSYPFLEPARLGLEVQEHLVTPLYRFLMPPAFPSLFIIGICKIICPFPHFHCQVQFALAVLEGSVALPSLAEMEEEAQGEMARKVERGVQLRHMLKMDKEQWGYAQTLAQTGRFAPLPPVTQSLYEEVWRQRQVHPQNYRQVNYRLVSDTQWEEQELHAGE